A single genomic interval of Oryzomonas sagensis harbors:
- a CDS encoding methyl-accepting chemotaxis protein has protein sequence MNALWNYYLCLSIKTRLTILCVCYSGCIIAATFAGRSLDSALLQFCAAAFFICLGALFGGINVWAISNSIGRTIGYLQTMSKGDLSPEIIVRRNNEISKILMAMRVMVANLTDVLRNIHEASLQMEQSSFQIAEISNDISNASHSQQERAQDVTAATSEVRMISESVRELSERVRSTSSETEQEAERGLMATRDNIAQMRLTVEEVNRAALETAGLHQVGEKIHQIIESITDIADQTNLLALNAAIEAARAGEQGRGFAVVADEVRNLASRTARETEEISGIIAELTSQVNQSRKTMEQIVTRVHDGEQKTQETAEIIERMVASVRESTAANTRISEVSQSQMEQLSTLQLSLDSLFHTIRESGSKVGITATISADLNNVTQEFNKLMARFTFDTATTILPTQNENRLYPRAQNGLLVYVRRAGQQNPIKGISSDFSLSGLKLRLPGNTDIPHNETLEVDIMTPCKSRDEYERQTPLRIAARVVWNSKQKDNGLYGLHFIDATPQQLQRIESCFAYFHKNPRFQER, from the coding sequence ATGAATGCACTCTGGAACTATTATCTCTGTTTGAGCATCAAAACCAGGCTCACAATCCTGTGTGTATGCTACAGCGGCTGCATCATCGCTGCAACCTTTGCCGGGAGGTCGCTTGACTCCGCCCTCCTGCAATTCTGCGCGGCTGCTTTCTTCATCTGCCTGGGGGCTCTGTTCGGCGGCATCAATGTCTGGGCCATAAGTAATTCCATCGGCCGGACCATCGGCTACCTGCAAACCATGTCCAAAGGCGATCTCAGCCCTGAGATCATCGTACGACGCAATAACGAAATCAGCAAGATCCTGATGGCCATGCGGGTCATGGTGGCAAACCTGACCGATGTGCTGCGCAACATCCACGAAGCAAGCCTTCAGATGGAACAGTCGTCGTTTCAGATCGCCGAAATATCCAACGACATCTCCAACGCAAGCCATTCCCAGCAGGAACGGGCGCAGGACGTGACTGCGGCGACATCCGAGGTTCGCATGATATCGGAATCGGTGCGGGAGTTGTCGGAACGGGTGCGCAGCACATCCTCTGAGACGGAGCAGGAGGCGGAACGCGGGCTCATGGCGACCAGGGACAATATCGCCCAGATGCGCCTGACCGTGGAAGAGGTGAACCGGGCGGCCTTGGAAACGGCCGGTCTCCACCAGGTGGGAGAAAAGATTCACCAGATTATTGAAAGCATCACCGATATCGCCGACCAGACAAACCTTCTGGCCCTGAATGCAGCCATAGAGGCGGCCCGGGCGGGTGAACAGGGACGCGGTTTCGCGGTGGTCGCCGACGAGGTGCGCAATCTGGCCTCACGCACGGCGCGGGAAACGGAGGAAATCTCCGGGATCATCGCTGAATTGACGAGCCAGGTCAACCAGAGCAGGAAGACAATGGAGCAGATCGTTACGCGGGTGCACGACGGCGAGCAAAAGACCCAGGAGACCGCAGAGATCATCGAGCGAATGGTAGCCTCGGTACGGGAGTCCACCGCTGCGAATACACGCATATCCGAGGTCAGCCAATCCCAGATGGAACAGTTATCCACCCTGCAGCTGAGTCTGGATTCGCTTTTCCACACCATTCGCGAAAGCGGCTCAAAGGTGGGGATAACCGCCACCATCAGCGCCGATCTCAACAATGTGACCCAGGAATTCAACAAACTGATGGCCCGTTTCACATTCGACACCGCCACCACGATCCTGCCCACACAAAACGAAAACCGGCTCTATCCCCGCGCCCAGAACGGGCTCCTGGTCTACGTGCGGCGCGCAGGCCAGCAAAACCCGATCAAAGGGATCTCCAGCGATTTCAGCCTGTCGGGGCTCAAGCTGCGCTTGCCGGGGAATACCGATATCCCGCACAACGAAACCCTCGAAGTGGACATCATGACCCCCTGCAAATCCCGGGACGAGTACGAGCGCCAGACGCCGCTCCGCATTGCCGCACGGGTTGTCTGGAACAGCAAACAGAAAGACAACGGCCTCTACGGGCTCCATTTCATCGACGCGACACCGCAGCAATTGCAAAGGATCGAGTCCTGTTTTGCCTACTTCCACAAGAATCCCCGTTTCCAGGAGAGATAG
- a CDS encoding DUF309 domain-containing protein encodes MRCCEDSPSRQLLEAVRQFNTRGWYECHETLEDLWVGEEGEARYFYQGVLQVAVALHHWRNGNFGGAVTLLEGGAAYLRRVPAVCQWVDVAAFIAAADRVREALIQLGKERMASLDPSLIPVLRVVSLPDDCK; translated from the coding sequence ATGCGATGTTGTGAAGACTCTCCGTCGCGACAATTGCTTGAGGCGGTGCGGCAATTCAATACCCGTGGCTGGTATGAATGCCACGAGACCCTTGAAGACCTCTGGGTGGGGGAGGAGGGCGAGGCGCGCTACTTCTACCAGGGAGTTCTCCAGGTGGCGGTGGCCCTGCACCATTGGAGAAACGGCAATTTCGGCGGTGCAGTCACGCTCTTGGAGGGTGGGGCGGCGTACCTGAGGCGCGTGCCGGCGGTTTGCCAGTGGGTGGATGTGGCCGCTTTCATCGCCGCTGCCGACAGGGTGCGGGAGGCGCTGATACAGTTAGGCAAAGAGCGTATGGCGTCGCTGGATCCGTCTTTGATTCCTGTTTTGAGGGTTGTTTCACTGCCGGATGATTGCAAATAA
- a CDS encoding NfeD family protein — protein MMQFEWWYWIIAGFCLIGLELAVPSFTIIWFGLGALVVGLLKALWPGFPVAGQLFIWTVSSIGFTVMWFKYLKPKVSRTHSGQSKEGIVGETGIIVRGTEDSYGRGTVRFRIAVLGADEWGCYADEVLQVGDSVRVVDIEGQVLKVTKI, from the coding sequence ATGATGCAGTTCGAATGGTGGTACTGGATAATCGCCGGATTTTGCCTGATCGGCCTGGAACTGGCCGTGCCGTCGTTCACGATCATCTGGTTCGGCCTGGGGGCCTTGGTGGTCGGCCTGCTGAAGGCGCTCTGGCCGGGATTTCCCGTGGCCGGGCAGCTGTTCATCTGGACCGTGTCGTCCATCGGTTTCACCGTGATGTGGTTCAAATATCTCAAGCCCAAGGTCAGTAGAACCCATTCCGGCCAATCGAAGGAAGGGATCGTGGGGGAAACCGGCATCATCGTCCGGGGGACGGAGGATAGCTACGGCCGTGGGACGGTACGATTCCGCATTGCCGTGCTGGGCGCCGACGAGTGGGGCTGTTATGCCGATGAGGTGCTGCAGGTGGGAGATTCGGTCCGCGTCGTGGATATTGAAGGACAGGTTCTCAAGGTAACTAAAATCTAG
- a CDS encoding SPFH domain-containing protein, which produces MAGVVVFGVLLVVVAATLFAGVKTVPQGQEWVVERLGKYHSTLKPGLNFIIPYIDTVAYRVSTKGDVLSVGAQEVITRDNAVIITNAIAFIKVTDPTRAVYEIQNYEYAIQNLVMTSLRAIIGQMDLNSALSEREHIKARLQDAISKEVATWGIYVQSVEIQDIKPSESMQRAMEQQASADRFKQATILEAEGKREATIREAEGRLEAAKREAEAQVRLAEASAKAITDISEAIKDRDLPAVFLLGDRYVNMLQKLAASPNAKMVVLPADLPAAVRGMMGKG; this is translated from the coding sequence ATGGCTGGAGTTGTTGTTTTTGGCGTTCTTCTGGTGGTGGTCGCTGCAACGCTGTTCGCCGGGGTCAAGACCGTTCCCCAGGGGCAGGAGTGGGTCGTGGAGCGGCTGGGCAAATATCATTCGACCCTCAAGCCGGGACTCAACTTTATCATCCCCTACATCGATACCGTGGCCTACCGGGTCTCGACCAAGGGGGACGTGCTCTCCGTGGGCGCACAGGAGGTGATTACCCGGGACAACGCGGTCATCATCACCAATGCCATCGCCTTCATCAAGGTTACCGATCCGACCCGCGCCGTGTACGAGATCCAGAACTACGAATATGCCATCCAGAACCTGGTCATGACCTCCCTGCGGGCCATCATCGGCCAGATGGACCTGAACAGCGCCCTGTCGGAGCGGGAACATATCAAGGCCAGACTTCAGGACGCCATCTCCAAGGAGGTGGCAACCTGGGGGATCTATGTCCAATCGGTGGAGATTCAGGACATCAAGCCGTCCGAGTCCATGCAGCGGGCCATGGAGCAGCAGGCCAGCGCCGACCGCTTCAAGCAGGCCACCATTCTGGAAGCCGAGGGCAAGCGGGAAGCCACCATTCGAGAGGCTGAGGGACGCCTGGAAGCCGCCAAGCGCGAGGCAGAGGCCCAGGTCCGGCTGGCCGAGGCGTCGGCCAAGGCCATTACCGATATCAGTGAGGCCATCAAGGACCGCGACCTGCCCGCCGTGTTCCTGCTGGGGGACCGCTACGTCAACATGCTGCAGAAGCTGGCCGCCTCACCCAACGCCAAGATGGTGGTCCTGCCGGCCGACCTGCCGGCAGCCGTTCGCGGCATGATGGGAAAAGGGTAA
- the tadA gene encoding tRNA adenosine(34) deaminase TadA, with protein sequence MKNDHDYWMAKAIAEAAKARAKDEVPIGCVIVRDGKIIARGHNLRETAQDPAAHAELIAIRKAARKLNSWRLLDTTLYVTLEPCIMCMGAIILARIPTVVFGCHDPKGGAAGTLYDLSNDPRLNHRVDLVPRIMEQECSSLLSAFFAELRRRRRSLPVS encoded by the coding sequence TTGAAAAACGACCACGACTACTGGATGGCCAAGGCTATCGCCGAAGCGGCCAAGGCCCGGGCCAAGGACGAAGTTCCCATCGGCTGCGTCATTGTCCGGGATGGCAAGATCATCGCCCGGGGCCATAACCTGCGCGAAACGGCCCAGGACCCCGCGGCCCACGCCGAGCTGATCGCCATCAGAAAGGCCGCGCGGAAGCTTAACTCCTGGCGGCTCCTGGATACGACACTTTACGTCACCCTCGAACCGTGCATCATGTGCATGGGAGCCATCATCCTGGCCCGCATACCCACCGTTGTCTTTGGCTGCCACGACCCCAAGGGGGGCGCGGCCGGCACCCTGTACGACCTCTCCAACGATCCCCGCCTCAATCACCGGGTGGACCTTGTCCCCCGCATTATGGAACAGGAATGCTCATCGCTGCTGAGCGCTTTTTTTGCCGAGCTGCGCCGCCGCCGGCGCAGCCTCCCTGTTTCCTGA